One window of the Aquila chrysaetos chrysaetos chromosome 8, bAquChr1.4, whole genome shotgun sequence genome contains the following:
- the LOC115344805 gene encoding olfactory receptor 6Y1-like yields the protein MGGRNETSVTYFILLGFPTTAELQVLLFSALLLAYLLTVLENFLVILIIQTNDSLQKPMYFFLGNLSFLEIWYVSVIEPKMLIDFLSQDKHISFQGCMTQLYFFVTFVCTEYILLAVMAYDRFLAICKPLRYSLIMNHQFCAQLTAGCWMCGLTTSSIKLSFIAQLSFCDVDKINHYFCDISPLLNISCSDFSLAELVDFILALMVIMVPLCTVVTSYICIMFTVLKIPSSQGRQKAFSTCSSHLTVVILFYSTTLFTYAHPKVMYTYSANKFVSVLYTVVVPLLNPLIYCLRNKEVRLALRKTFTCTRHT from the coding sequence ATGGGTGGGAGGAATGAAACCAGTGTCACGTATTTCATTCTCCTGGGTTTTCCCACCACTGCTGAACTGCAGGTgctcctcttctctgctttaCTTCTGGCTTATTTATTAACTGTGTTGGAAAACTTCCTTGTCATTCTCATCATCCAAACTAATGACAGTCTGCAAAAACCCATGTATTTCTTCCTAGGAAATCTGTCTTTCTTAGAGATCTGGTATGTTTCTGTCATTGAGCCAAAGATGCTCATAGATTTCCTCTCTCAAGACAAACATATCTCATTCCAGGGGTGCATGACACAGTTGTATTTCTTTGTGACTTTTGTTTGTACTGAGTATATTCTGTTAGCTGTTATGGCCTATGACCGCTTCTTGGCCATATGCAAACCTCTCCGATATTCACTCATCATGAATCATCAGTTCTGTGCTCAGCTGACAGCTGGCTGTTGGATGTGTGGTTTGACCACTTCTTCCATCAAGCTGAGCTTTATAGCCCAGCTCTCATTCTGTGATGTAGACAAAATCAATCACTATTTCTGTGATATTTCACCCCTACTGAATATCTCCTGCAGTGACTTCTCCTTGGCTGAGCTAGTGGACTTCATTTTGGCTCTGATGGTCATCATGGTGCCTCTGTGTACTGTAGTCACCTCCTATATTTGCATCATGTTCACCGTGTTGAAGATCCCTTCTTCTCAGGGGAGGCAAAAGGCCTTTTCCACATGCAGCTCCCACTTGACTGTAGTGATATTGTTCTACTCCACCACTCTTTTCACTTATGCCCATCCTAAGGTCATGTACACCTACAGTGCTAACAAGTTCGTGTCAGTCTTGTACACGGTAGTTGTGCCGCTTCTGAATCCTCTCATATATTGTCTTAGAAACAAAGAAGTCAGGTTGGCCCTGAGGAAGACCTTTACCTGCACAAGACACACCTAA
- the LOC115345155 gene encoding olfactory receptor 6B1-like, which yields MKQKNSTKFQEFILLGFPTIMELQMLLFAIFLVAYMLTILENILIITLIKTNHQLHKPMYFFLSNLSFLEAWYISVTVPKLLVNFLVKSKNISFRGCMTQLYFFSSLICTECVLLAVMAYDRYVAICNPLRYPVVMNHQLCMQLATCSWLIGFLASMLKVFFISQLSFCGSNVINHFFCDISPLLNMSCADMTMAEIVDFILALLILLVPLSVTIMSYICIISTILHIPTAQGRKKTFSTCVSHLTVVIIFFSATLFMYARPKRIHPFDLNKLVAIVYTIVTPMLNPFIYCLRNQEVKGALKKIFSVRQTGPKVSQSIAVNL from the coding sequence atgaagcagaaaaacagcacaaaattcCAGGAATTTATCCTCTTGGGATTTCCAACTATCATGGAACTTCAGATGTTGCTCTTCGCGATATTCCTGGTGGCCTACATGCTGACCATCTTGGAAAATATACTCATAATTACCTTGATAAAGACGAACCATCAGCTTCACAAGCccatgtatttctttctcagcaaCCTCTCTTTCCTGGAGGCTTGGTACATCTCAGTCACTGTCCCCAAACTGCTAGtgaattttcttgttaaaaGCAAGAATATATCTTTCAGAGGCTGTATGACCCAGCTTTACTTCTTCAGTTCCCTTATTTGTACTGAGTGTGTCCTCCTTGCAGTCATGGCTTATGATCGTTATGTGGCCATCTGCAATCCCCTGCGCTACCCAGTCGTCATGAACCACCAGCTCTGCATGCAACTAGCCACATGCTCCTGGCTCATTGGCTTCTTGGCCTCCATgctcaaagtatttttcatctcACAGCTGTCTTTTTGTGGCTCCAATGTCATCAACCACTTCTTCTGTGACATCAGCCCCTTGCTGAACATGTCATGTGCTGACATGACAATGGCTGAAATTGTGGATTTCATCCTGGCCTTGCTTATCTTGCTGGTTCCCCTCTCTGTCACGATTATGTCCTATATATGCATCATCAGCACCATCCTGCATATCCCCACAGCCCAGGGCAGGAAGAAAACCTTCTCCACCTGTGTTTCTCACCTTACTGTAGTCATTATCTTCTTTTCAGCCACTCTGTTCATGTATGCCCGGCCCAAGAGAATCCACCCTTTTGACTTAAACAAGCTGGTGGCAATTGTGTACACTATCGTAACTCCCATGCTCAATCCCTTCATTTACTGTCTGAGGAACCAGGAGGTTAAAGgggctttgaaaaaaatcttcagtgttAGACAGACCGGCCCCAAGGTCTCTCAATCCATTGCTGTCAACCTTTAA